ttaagcaTGTCAACAGAGAAAATAAGCCAAGCTCAAACCAGATGGTGGCAAATTCAGATTAAAACCTTAGGCCGAGAAGGTTAACTCGACAAGTAGCTTGTTCATTTTAACAGCTGAGCCTAGTTTGATATTTGCAAAGGTGGTTGCATGGTTATAACCTTTTACAAACACAATCAATTTTAGATTTCAGTAAACAATTATATACCTGCCCTTATGATCACCACGAGAGAATTCATGTATGTGCGTCGACCTGTAATTATTTATATGCATGTATCAATGATTGTAGTGTACATCAAATGTATGCATCATTCGAAGGTGGGGAGGTGTAATAGTCTAGTTAATTTCGACATGTCATTTGTGCAAAAGAAGTGGAATTTTTCCTTTCAAACCCACCTGACTCGTCCATTGAAACTAAGGGGAAAATGATGGTTGTAGACAATAGTGCGGAACATTTGGGATGTTAGGGGCCAAAAAGATTGTCGAATCCAATGATTGCATAAAAGTATTGTGCACAATCCAGAACATGTAAGTTGGAAGCTATCATCACAATGCATGATTCCATGAACATGAATGTGTATTATTTTATTAAGCTGTAGCTGCTTAAATCTAGCATTGCATCTGAAGTAGAATTTTGTCCGACTACTGAGCCAACAGCTTCGTGGgataaataatttacatctgcAATTGATCACATTTATAATCAATCAATATACAAAGGGTTTCTCCCCCTAAGGCACACTATAAAAGCCCATCCTTTGCCATTTTAAGAAATTGGACAAGTGTGATATTTGGGGGTATCTCTTGAGAACCCAATTTCTTCTTAATCTTTGTCATCTTCCACCGCATTGCACCCGGCGCAGTTGAAACAGTTACAGAGATCAGGTTGTAGAACTGTATATAAAGCAAAGAAAAGGCTCGGATTTAAACAATGAAGCCCAAGAGtattatgagttcaaaaggataGTTATCGACCAATCTGGTTCCTATACAATACCtttatttctaaaatttagTAAAAGCAAAGAACATAAGTAAACGCCTGTTTTACAGTCCATGTTAATTCTTTTGAAAGCAGAAAAAGTGGCATCATATAGTGCCAGTGCTATCCACTTCCAACTAGTGAAGGCTTAACCGTGAAAACAGTCGGCAGTTCAAATATAAAGTTTTGACGTGATCATGGTTCTGCAAACACAACAAAGAAATAATTACCTCGCATACACCATGCAGCAACAGTCTGTGAAATGGATCTTGAACATGTAGCACAAGCACATCGCCATCTCCACTATCCTTGATGAATGCCCGTACGTGTTCCTTCAGAGTTGATAAAATTTAGTGCGGATATAAGCAAAGCAAGCATTCAAACATGTGAATGTCCCCTAAAGATGGAGAAAAACATAAGAGTAAAACAAAATCCTTGGTTCAGAGCTTCTAGCTTGTTCGAACTCTGATATTATAATTGCAACAAGACAAGCATTATCATGTGGTCCACAAATTGAAATCGACCTTAACATCCTAACTCTCTGAACTTGCAAATATgataataattttaatattgaTGATGATAACTAATGTAGTTGTTTGACATATGTAGCCGGCCAAAACCAGTGACAAGCCCTAAGCTTTTAAATATAGGCACTTGTTATGGTTAGCTTGATTGCTGATACATATGATATCCAATGTCATGGTATAAGTTTTATGTACATTATGTAATAACAACTGCCAAAAGAACAAcaaatttaatataaataagatTAGGAAACTAGAAATATAATAGAACCTTGAAAAATTAGCGATTGTTTATTCTAGGTTTTATGCATGAGCAATTTACATGTTCTCATGGGAAACTATTCTGTACTCTATGGTTTGTAAGACCATAAAGAATTGGTACCGTGTAGCAGGTGGATATCACACCAATAGCAAGAGCTATCCCATTGTGTTCAGTATTTTGTGCAATATCACAAAATACCATCATGATGTAAGTGCAAAGCATTACCAGCTGATGTGTAGGTGCAACTGAATTCAAAAATTCCGAGACCATATCACTTCATCAAGTGATTGTGAAGCATTACCAGCTGATGTGGAGCAATCTGGTGCAACTCAATTCAAACATTTTAAGACCATATCACTTCCTGATGTGGTTGTGAAGCATTACCAGCTGATGTGGAGCAATCTGGTGCAACTAAATTCCAAAATTTCAAGACCATATCACTCATTCCCATAGATTATTTCTCAGTATCTTATAGTCATCATATGGTCCCTTAATTTGTCACAATTCTGCCCCATATAGCTTGGGTTATATGATTCTTTGAATGTGCAGTACAGTCAAGAAGTAAGGTCCAGCTTTTCAGAAATCAGCAATAGTAAACATCTTTAGTATGGCGCCTGATGTTTGATTAATTTATATGGTTTAAATATCAAGCTTGAGCCTTATACCAAAAAATTATAATCTTTGAGCATTCAAAAATTTAATACAAGCCTGGGCTCAAACTGGAAGCAAGATAAGTGGCTGGCTATAGTGTTTGGAGGGCCTAACATGTCTGGCATCCATGGGAGAAGGGTTGAAGGTATCAGAGCGACAATAATGTCCGCGGGATGGAAGAGAACGTTTAGAAAGATGAAGAATTAGGCAGAAGAGAAAAGGGATTTAAACTCACCCCAAAAGGTGGTTCAGACCATATACACACCTCATACATGAAATTTGGTCTTCCTTGTGTTCTTTCAACTAATTCTTCTGCCTTTTGGGGTGAGTTTAAAGCTGCAAAATAAGTGGAAGAAAAGAAGTGCGAGCACTTCAAATATAAGAGCAATTGGCCATTTTGCTGAATACCCCTCATGTCTAGAAACACAAACAATTTTAGTTGCTGGATTTATATAAGTCAAACCCATTAAAGATTAAGGGTTTCAAAAACAAAGATTAAATACTAAAACAATGTGAATGGATGATTTATTTGTCCCAAAACAAGCACTATTCACAGCTTTAGGGGAAAATACAATGAAAGGAGGCACTCAACAAACTAGGAACAAAAGTACCATAAAGATAGAGTCAAATATGTAAGATAAAGGATTCTCATGAGTTAGACAAAAAGATGTAAAGTGGTGGAGTATTGATCAGGATCATACACAACGACTGAAGAGAAGTTGGTGGCAACGGTCCTCATAGTTGGATCAAATAATAGAGAAAATGATATTATTGAAATATTTGAAAGtcaaaaaggaaaaaccaaGTTTAAAAAAGTTGAGGGAGGAAGGAACAAAAAGAAATCCGTTGGTTTAAACTTCAAAATGTAGTCCTCAACAAGAATGAGGCAAAAAAGGATCCACAAATTTAACCGAAACAGATTAGAAAGTTTTTTCACTATGTTTCAAAAATTGTGCACACCATCCCTGCACGAGGACCCTATCACCCTAATGATCTTCTCTGAAGTTTTCCAAGTCTATCAGATGTCTCTGAAGATACAAAAATGTACAATGTGTTAAAAAGCGAAAAAGATGTTGAGCCTTCCTTAAGCTCTGGcatcaaaatattaaatatgaaCAAGAAAAGCAAACATTTCAACATATATACACTCATAAACCCGTAGGCCATCAATTTACTCATGCCAACTCATCCACCTTTCTACTTCCTAACCATcaggaaacaaagtttaatcaGAATCGGAAAAAGTTGAAGTACATAGTGAAAAACAGAATCAAATAATGTGTAGCACATATTCAATTCTGAAAAGGAAAACAGATGATCGACATCATGTTGGAAAAACATGTCAAGAAGTATACAAATGTAGCTGGGGCTCCAAAAATTTatcaaatatataatttattaaacAACTTACTTCATAACTCTCAACCAGTTCGGATAGGAAATTACGCCGCAGTGCTTCTCTTGTTCGGCAATCTACCCGATGCCATGCATTCAATGCAATCTTCTTATCATTATCAACAtggccttttctttttgttgaagaTTTTTCCAAGGCTTGTATCATGTTTGCCTAACACAAAAATCAGAATTGTAATTATTGACATGCTAAACTGCTGTAACAAAATGTGATACTTATATATCTTACCATCGATACTAAAGAGTACTCATTAAAGCAAAAGGCACTATATTAAGTGATTACATATGAAGTGACATTATCAATAATTTCCCAAACTGCAGCCAAGTCAAACCTTGACAATAGACTACAAAAAAATGATTAGGGCTTACCCTCAAGCAAACAAAGATTAAAGAATGATCCAGACCGGTGCTGACTAGCTAATTAACAATAGGTTCCAGGGCACTCATCAAATAATACATGGAAGGCTCAACCAATGGACTGAATACCTATAAAACAGCTCAAGAAACTAGCCTTAAGTAATAGGCCAGAAAATTAGAGAGCAAACTGCGATTCAACTCCAATTGGCTGCTTTGCCTAGGATTTTTctacttctttttctttggattCAAACATTATACTGGTTAAAGAGGAAGCAAGCAATTCTCACAATTATAGGGATATTACAAAAAAGGCCAGAAGACCAGAAATGGTAGTGAGCTGAAAAATAATCCATCATTTGTTAGTTTTGGATCTAATAATGGTTTAGCGAAGGAAGgttttctggattttttttgaTCCTAATATGACACAAGTCCAATGGCACTGGCAAACTTTGGCTATAGCCAACAAGTGCATGCTGAAATATCGTGACGACACAGAGAGGCAAGTGGGTGAAAGTGCATTGATTAAGATGAAGTCTGAACACTTACAACAAAAGAAGTAAAGGCTAGTATGGTCCAAACACAAGTCTAGAGTCTATGGAAGCTGAAGAAAAGTCCAATGGCGCTGGCAAACTTTGGCTATAGCCAACAAGTGCATGCTGAAATATCGTGACGACACAGAGAGGCAAGTGGGTGAAAGTGCATTGATTAAGATGAAGTCTGAACACTATCCAACAAAGATGATAAGCCCATGCATGATGTGCCTCTAAAAATTAAAACCTCTTTTGCAGTTCCAGCGATAAAGATCCAGGATTATTACCATCAAATTTAAGGAGTAAGTGTTAAAGCAAATTCATATGGACTATGCATATAATCTATAGATATCACACATGCATGAGCACATAATAAAAGAACATGATGCGAACATCACAAATGACCAAATGCTATGTGCCTGTAAAAATGTTGATCAATTTTAGTATAAgtgatttatttttctcttcaatGATCCCTTTTATCAAATCACTGAATCTAGAAAGTTGAGGTTAGCGTTATAGCAAATTCATAAAGTTTTAGTCTAAAATTTGGTTCCCAGCAATCTCCACATTCTAAAATTTTGATGAGTTACTTTCATACCCAAGAAAACAAGTAATGAACATATACACTTCACAAAAGAAACAGTAAAGTAACAAACCTCCACATCCATATCAACATTCCTAAATGCATCCCATTCTCCAACATTTGTCATGCAAAATGCCGACAATGGTGTGCTGTCCCCTATCAAGAAACAAGTTGATGAGACCACATATCACATTATATTGAACGACTAAAAATCTGATGAATAATGATTGCAACAATGAACAATCAATTATAAGTAAAGCATGTAGAGCTTGTGACTCAGAAGAAATTTTCACCAAGATGACAAATAAGTGGCATTTATGTTTCTAGGGTCGCCATCTAGGGGTAAAACAACGGCAAGTTGGTGGAATACATCCCCAAATCTATCAAGAATCAATATCTTAGGTCAACTATGACCAGTAATGGGAATTTGTTTGAAGGACCAACAAAAGTAATATGAGGTGAAGACTCAAACAAGAAGTTGGAAAAACAGTCAGAGAAGATAAAGCTATTAAAGGTGGAAAGAGGAGGCAAAAAGGGGAGAGCAATGAGCATGTTAAGGTGATTAAGTGATATAACTTTATAAAGACCTTAAATGCGTAACACTTAAAGTAGATACGCCTAATACACTCAAAACTCCATATAAGAaacaaaaatagctaatcaagcTGTGAGCAAGGCTCCTATAGCGGTTGGCTAAAAAAAAGTAGGTACAAACAAAGGCAATGATGAGAAAATAATGGCAGCTAAGTGtgaaatcactaaaaagaatAAGATGCACACAGTAAAATTGgaaaatatatattgatgagATGCATGACAATTATGACAATAGTTCCCAAAAATGAAGTAGGAAATAGGGCAAAAATGGAGAATCAAAAAAGTTGTCTTGAGGAAGTTATAGTGGTTGTTGTCAAAATGGCAACGCCAAGGTTTGTGTCAATATTGGTACTATATTGTTACCTTACAGACTTTGTACTCAGCAATACCATTATAGTAATGGGCATCTTGACAAAAGAATCGATAGAAGGTTCCTAATAGGAGCATAGGATAAGTAGTCACCTCCAAATCTAACAGAAAATTTTAGCACTTAGGGGGATATAGTAGGACCTGTGATAGCTAATTTTTTGTCAAACTGACAGGCTCACGACATAAGATGCTATAGATATATAGACTCCgacaaacaaaatataatgttaCTTACGCTCTTGTGAGGGGGACATGTCAGTCGGTATGTACTAAATTAAGTTGTACAGGAATCAAATAAAGGATGATTTCCTGACAAATTTAGGAACTGGAGACGACGGCGTAAGTGCCCTGAGTTATGGAACAAAGAACTTCACTATAAACTATATCGTAGGTGTAGACAGTGAACCCAGCATACGTACCAAGTAACAAAAAAGAGAACAGAGAAGACACATAGGTTTTTGCAGGGCAGAACTAAAAAATGCAATCAGTCCATGAAGCATAACTTAACAAGTAACAGAATTCCTAATGACAACCCAATATGTGACATAGGGAACTAAACACAGACCAATATGACTGACATGAAGTACAATGAGATGTTCACAAGTACTGTCTAAATGAAAAATTGATAGATGGGAACCATTATCAACAATAGTTTGTAAGTGAGGATGGCAATAGACGAGCCACAAGTGCTGCACCAGAAGTAATATTCTAAGATGAATCTAGGATGCAACTATGCAAGTTACTTCCACAAGGCAAACATAGCTAAGTGAAGTTAGGTAAAAGCCTAAAGCAGCAGCTCCCTCTGGCCTAGGCAATCAAGAATATGTCACAATATGGTGGCTTCATGCGGTGGAGTCTCATTACATCGGCAAATCCAGAATATCTGCAACAGTAGATGGCCCTTTAGTGAAGCTACTTCTTCACAAGCTAGGTGCACATTTCAATAGAATAGCCAGATTATTTGCATTACTGCTTAAAAGAGCTCACTAAAAACTGTGCTAGCAGAATCCAAAAGTGCTAAACGGCAGGCAAGACAACAATCTCTGCATTCTAAGGGCTGTCTGCCAAGACCCCTAAAGTAGATCTTACtctaaaatatgcaaaaataagcctTAAAAGTAGCAGAGAACACAAAGCAAACGATGGCTACACAAAAGCTTAAACTTCAGCATTTCACCCTAAGGTGCATAAGAAACGGAAAAGAgcagcaaaagaagaagaaaatgatgatAAACATGCACATGGTGGAATTGACAGGCACCAGGGCAAAAAATGGCGCCCTAAACATCCCAATCTCTCTGGAGTAAAAGATTAACTTGTGGATAAGTTAGTGATCCAATGCATGGGACTACAAATCACAACTGCCTAACTAATATCGCATTGCCATAGAATCTGAAAACTCATGACGCTGACACCTAATGATACAAACGTCAAATTATATTATAGCACAATAATCAATATGCACCACCTATAAATGATAGATAATAACAGCCAGCCTGAGAAGTGGGATCGCAAgccattaaaacaaaatattgATATCTCCTCAAGATTAAATTTTAAaggaattatatttttttgacaCTTGGCACCATAGAGCATCAAAGCTGTTGCATAAAGGATCTCAAGTGTCAAATTACACATAACAAATAATGGCAAATAAGTTATGGGGTGTGTCAAGGATCTTTTTGAAGGAGAGGCATAGCCCAATAATGAGAGATACGACCTTTAAAAATtctgtaaagaaagaaagaggcctCAATAATTAAGGTCAAATAATCTCCAAGAATCGATACAAGGGAAGGCAATTGCTTAGTACTAATGAACAACAAGCATCTTTTACTAACATCCTGCACTTGATGTTCAAAATTAGCATGAAGGCTATGCATTGAACTTTAAAAAAGATCCAAAAAGAAATTGGGCATTTTTGTATTAGACTTGCAAAGAAAACAAGGCAATTGATACCCAATCATCAGCTCTGACTACCATTTCGCAAAATTAATGCCTCGAAGTGGATGGAAATGAATCAAAGGTTCCATTATAAACTTTTAGTCAACAGGATAATAATTGTGAACCAGTGCTAGCAAATGTACACATGCTAAAAAGCAGATCAAAGCTATCAAGTAAAACAAGAGACCAACAGATAGAAAACTCACTGCTTTCAAGTATCCAATCAATTCGAGAAATGACAATTGAGAAGAAGTGCAATGGGTCAAAAGAAAACGGTTGGAGTATAAGATTAAAATGTCATTTTCTAAGACACTAGCAAGGCAAAACAACTTGCTATTCTGACCATTGTGTTAgtacaataaaaataatgtaGAAGGGGATTTTCCACCTTTTTTGAAAAGTTCAGCACCGCTACAAGACTCACCTATGGACCACAAATGGAAGTCTAAAATCGAACAAAACAGCCAAGATTGAGACTGCTGGTTTACGATGCTGCCTAGACTATCTCCATCTTGTGATGGTAAAAGGACAAAGAGAATGGCATAGCAAGTAAATTCAATAGTAGATTCAAGAAACAAATGGTTCGATCCTTAGAAGTTGATCAATCAAGCTCTCATGGAAGATTTGGATAACTCTAATTACATGTATTTTAAAGACTGAAGTTTGAACCATTTGTCTTCTTAAAGCTCTTTTGGTGAACAACGTAATAATGAGAATGGCAGAACAATATATGTACATAACATGAAGGTGACGCAAGCAACATGATAGCAAGTATACCATAAGAAAAGAATGAGAAATATTTATAGGATACTTATAATCCATGTCCGACATAATAATATATGCACCGTAACAGTCATAACAGCATTCTGTAATATAAATTTggcatttcttttattttccttctccatcatttttaaattaagaacTAAAAGAATTTGCATACAACACATGCAAATCTGTGCACACTCAAAACAAATACATGCATAATTCATATGTAGAGTAAGAGAACTGTAAACTTTTAAAATACTTTTTACACACCATTAAGATAAAAATGATAACATTTCAAACACATTCTAAATGTACAATGTACAATCAGCACTCAAAAAAAATGTGAATTTCTCAGTCAAATAAAAAGTTAAGATTGGCATTCGAAACAGAACATTAATCAATCAGTTCAAAAGATCAtaaaatatgcaagcaaatgtaATATGCTCATACCTAACACAAAATCTGAGACAAAATTTTCCATTGTAAACAAATGCATGATATTAACCACCATAACCAAAATGTGTTCTACAAAATTGATGTGATGGATACATCATTTCTctctttaaaagaaaaagaaaatcagcaGCAAGGAATTGTGCCTTTTTCCTCGGCAAAAAAGCCAATATATAAGATCGATACTTATTGAACCAGAAACACATGAATCCCCATCTGCGAATACAGATCTAATCCCAACAGCTAAAAGGCTTCAAACTCCTGTATCAATGAATGCATAGGAAATAGTAGTGCATAAGAACAAGAATCTGACGAAAATATTTACCCCATGGAGGTGGAGCAAAGAGCCCCCTTATTTCTTCGACATTCAAACGGGGAACAAGTTCGATAAGTAAACGATCATTCAACCATCTGCGTGATCGACGATTACTAACCTGTAATATTTTAAAAGTTCAAcattaaaaacaaatcaaatataGTCAGTACAATTAACACAGAGCTAATATATAGATGTTGACATGAACAGGTGAGAGTAGAAAATTTTCCTGCAATCAGTTATAACCAAAATATGGTAATTCTAGCTTGCATCAGCATGGATTAAATTCAGGATTAGGGAAAGCACAAAGTATTGAGTTAGTTGAGTAAAACAACATACACAATGTTAATAATTTTATGACAGAATCAGCTTTGGATGAGGATGATTGATGCATCCATTGTTATAATGATCTAACAAGGTAATTTTTATAGCTGATAACGATGCAGGTTGATGTtcccaaagaaagaagaaaaagaaaatgatgcagCTTGGATCAAGTTTCAGATAAGAAGGCTCATTTTAGCAGATCCATCAGTTCAACTAGAAATAAGTGTAATTGATAGTTAGTTACACTTTGGGGAAAAGAAAATCAATTGACACTTCATTCTGATTCTATTGTAAACTTAAGAGATTGAAGCACCAATTTACACTATATTGTATCTTATGAAGCTTGCCATACTAGTAGGTTATGAGCGTAACAAAGGAATGCACACCAATTTACCCGACGTGCGTTCCTTATAGGATGAACATACAGCACTATAACGTCACTTGGTTAGAGGAGTGGGATGATGTGCCTCTTGACTATGTTAATGATCCGAATATCTACGAGAGGCATAGCCACTCGatgagattttagatatcggtatgtatattgtattttaaatatatgtaattaattatattattttatacttTTTACCTCACTAGTTGATTTTAGGATATTTCATATAGCTTATTGTAGCATGCAACATCTtactcattattttatgttttgtatcattttaaaaccacaagatgcatcatttaggttaaaaCGGGAttatagaaatatcaaaaaatatcgaaaaaacatcaaactagacttaaaattattgaaaaagttgaataagactaattagcaattaattaaatttaaaatatttcaaaaaaaatgggTGTGCCGGTTTAGAACCGGCACGACCGTACCAACCCGCTTATTGACCAGTACGGATCCCAATACCAGTTTGGCAGACCTTGATATATAGCATACTCATGTCTCCCCCAACACCACTATGGCTAGTCCCAATCTAGTGGAGGATTGACATCATGTTAAAATCAGTCATGGAAATATGTCAATAACTATGAAATGGATCCAATCATGTGTCCCTCAACTTTTGCCTATACTTTTAAGCTTATCTGTTTGTTCCTTATAGAGTTCCATGATATTAAATTTGCATGATATATTACTGAAGACAATCCAACAATCTTATTAAATAGCAACAAGCACATGTATCTAGGATGATCTAGAATGCTAAACTTTGATAGATTAGTGAAAAACTATGATCATTTGTTTAAAACTGCCTATGATCAGTACAATGCAGTTAAAAATAGTGTTCTAAAATGTTGCATAAGTGGATGCATGTGTATTCAGTCCTTTAGACACAGAAATTTCCTATATGCAATTGCTTTTTGTGTTTAGACCACGTATGGACCAAAAAGATAGTTTACTTAGCATTGTGTGGCTGCTTATGTGGTCCATTTGGATTGTGGGGCTGCATATGCAGCTCATTCTTATGTTACCCAGGTGGACGGAGATGATTCAAACTGATGGTTATGTTGGATCTGGGTTTTGGATGGACCAGATATGGATAATATtaacaataatattaattatctTATGACTATTGCTTTTAGGTATTACATACTAAGCACTATGCATTGATTGTTAGTTGTTGTTAATGTTGCCATTATTTATCCAAAACAATATCAATATCATTGATATTGTTTTTATTGCACTagatataatttatttattttaaatagtttaaaataCTAACCATATATGTGCTTGCATATGCAGCCCATATGCTCCATGCTCACTATGTCGTCTCTTAACCACCCGCATACTGCAGCTGTCTTTTAAAATATTGGTTGAAAACTTTAAAATTACACATAAATTAGGTGGGATATGAATTGTTTCTTATTCCCTAGCATTTTCATTTTTGTCATTTGACAAAGGACATCTTTGCTCATTATGTTCATTTGCATAATTCCCAGTCTTGACCCATCTTTTTTACCTACATAGCATAAAACTATTTACATGACATCAACCAAATCTGAGAGCACATAAGttaaaaaatttttcttttccagaaaatttttttat
The Phoenix dactylifera cultivar Barhee BC4 chromosome 3, palm_55x_up_171113_PBpolish2nd_filt_p, whole genome shotgun sequence DNA segment above includes these coding regions:
- the LOC103708000 gene encoding R3H domain-containing protein 4, whose protein sequence is MAKPDFVKREEEFFPFSIFDSQNGEAVKSRGQLIERKIDVIESLAGKVSNRRSRRWLNDRLLIELVPRLNVEEIRGLFAPPPWGDSTPLSAFCMTNVGEWDAFRNVDMDVEANMIQALEKSSTKRKGHVDNDKKIALNAWHRVDCRTREALRRNFLSELVESYEEHVRAFIKDSGDGDVLVLHVQDPFHRLLLHGVCEFYNLISVTVSTAPGAMRWKMTKIKKKLGSQEIPPNITLVQFLKMAKDGLL